The sequence GAAGCTCAGCTCTGACCGACGATGAAAAATCCTCGATACATATTCCGCATGTACCCAGTTCATGATCCTCATCGTCGAGCTTGCTCGCAACCAATCTCCCTTTCTCGATCAACTTTTCGATCGCCGATTCCCGATCAGCCGCATCAAATATTTCGTCGAACCATACTTCTGACCGCAACATACGCACCTCGGCCACGATGGAATACCCCGACCGGGACCCTCGAGCGCTAGCTTCGGCGCTAGCCTCAAAATGGCGCATTGCGAAGGACGCTATGTTCCGGGCCACGTTGAGGCGATTCGGATTTTCAGGACCGATAAGGTCGATGAGACTCGACGAGATCTCAGTCTGAAGGTATTGACTGTGCTGGTCCGGGTATGGGAACAAGTGGGCAGGAACTTGGATGACAAACGTAGAGGTCGGACTAGGGCTCATGGGATAATCGAATGGATCTAAGACGCCGTCGCGATTCATGATGCTTCGCCATAAGTTTTGGAAGCCAGCGTCGGCAAATCGAACTTCGACCCTGCCCACAGTTAGATCAGCTTCACTGGATTGAGCAGTTGCTTCCGATAAATGAAGATATACATTGTTGGTACTACCCGCCATTGATGAGAGCGAGAAATGAAAGATCGACGCTAAAAGTAGTGGGTGCTGATCAGATATATGCAGGCAGCTGGCATGCATGGCAGATCGATcatgtataaataattaatattatagagagagagacacagtGAATCTCTAATTCTAAACGGACTCTAAAAAGCAAAAAGTTACTAATCCTAATCCTAAAAGGACTGCATGCATACCAATTGATCTCTAATCCTAAACGGACTAAAAAACAAATAGCACTCCTAAACGGACTCGGAGATCTCCAAGCGACTAACTGCCAAACATGGCCCTACCTAGGTAATTAACCGACTCATATATAAAATCCaaatctttgttttgtttttttttgttttttgtttttgttttcctatCATTCATGACTAGAAAAGATGGAGTGAGAAAATTGACTTTCGAAAATCCAATTTTACATAGTCAATCGGAGTTAGAGTCgagtttatagttttttttttttttttaatatatatatatatctaaaatcgGAGTCAAAGCTAGATCTATTTTCTAACCGACGCCGACGTCAATGTCGGCACCGACACCAACTCCACATCGGCATCTGCCTTTGACTTATACCTCCGACTCTGATCTTagtatatataagttataaaaatatatattatttacataGTGATCCTATATATACTCATATTGGAAGTCTAAAACTTATAcagttaaatttaatattatactagtatatgttagctattatagaatataaatagactaataatctagtatatataatagaaaaatgctaaatgtacttaaaaaaaatttacaaaaaatttatttctctacatgtcagttattgatacgttaaaaatataaaatatgaaatttaaattttgaattttaaaagaaaactaacaaaatgagtcttataagtaataatgtaagtaaaattgtaagtacatgtaACACTAGTCTATATAATAACATATGGCTGCATTTGGATGCTGAGTTGAACTcagttttttattaatagtaatgagttgagtagtggagagaGTTATATGAgacccatctaaactgagtttaaagtatgtttgaatggtaagatgagtttagtattttttataggaagttgaaaaaggttatgagtcccacgtataaagatgtattaagttgaaaaatattgtaggtcacacgtgtaaagagattttgagttgagatgagcttaataatttgagagttagatgtttagatgttaaacttaatttaaaattagattgagctCAGTTAAAAAATGGTGTGTAATTAAACATCACATAATTAGTAATTAGATATACTCAAATTAACTCAATGAGTCAATACTAGACACTAgcaaaattaataattgttaataatcaatactaacaattaaatttaatgtttgaaaaaattataaaactcataaataaaaaaacttagggttaaaacaaagattaagatctcatttaaatttaaaacccacttcaactcatcctatctcatcattacaactttctcaaattctcacataaaatataataaataattcaactttttcaaatttttatacaaaatataataaataatttaacttttattctattattcataaatcctctcaactcatctatgaatccaaatcatttctaaaattaaattagggtttagaaaaaaaaaaacccaaaacacGGTTTTGTCTTTTTCATGTTTATGGTGCATACTAGATGGTGGTCCAtgtaattacttttttttatgttatgtatGGAATGCCTGCATCgtagtttttttgtttgttcatgtaattttgttgagtatttttattttgtgccaACTGTCTGTGGCCTTATGACCCCTCCCCTaacgtatgtatgtatgttaaaaaaaaaaaaaaaaaaaaaaaaaaaaaggtattttaacattttctttatatttggagcctttagtttcttttcaatttttactttaaaatctGACAAGTGATGGTAAGAGTGTTCATTTTCAAATTGTTACATCATTACTTgcatcgtaaaaaaaaaaaaaatactcttgtTTAGGagtgatacccgccccctacggggcggggccacccctccccgccctccgcccccgcatatgcgggggtggggaatttctccccggacCCCGCCCCTGCCATGTCCCCCGTCCGTTGGGCCGGGGTGGAccccacccgtccgcaccccccgCACCCCATACTGGGCCTTTGGCCCAGCACATTTTTTTAGGCCCTAAATGGCCCAAAATaggtttttgggccactttggacccagaattcgtttttgggccatttgagcccattatttagattaaaaagtatatagatttaaaaacaggaaaaaaaatataaatatatatatatatatatatatatatatatagaatcatagattgaactattacgttattaactaattaaatagtaatcatcactaaggcagtaagacactatgctaaaatattttgtttacaattatacaaattaagagaactaataaactattacactattacaaactcctctaaaataaataaatattacaaattgtacaattaactattgtagcaacattacaattaattataaattaacaaaatcataatttttcaatttgatcaatttgattttggggtggagccgtagcggtgagttcactgagtgatgagttatgtcgattgctgtgagactgaaaatcaagatcataaaa comes from Juglans microcarpa x Juglans regia isolate MS1-56 chromosome 8S, Jm3101_v1.0, whole genome shotgun sequence and encodes:
- the LOC121244756 gene encoding E3 ubiquitin-protein ligase RNF12-like codes for the protein MAGSTNNVYLHLSEATAQSSEADLTVGRVEVRFADAGFQNLWRSIMNRDGVLDPFDYPMSPSPTSTFVIQVPAHLFPYPDQHSQYLQTEISSSLIDLIGPENPNRLNVARNIASFAMRHFEASAEASARGSRSGYSIVAEVRMLRSEVWFDEIFDAADRESAIEKLIEKGRLVASKLDDEDHELGTCGICIEDFSSSVRAELLRMDCSHIYHRDCIIPWLAKSNTCPTCRAKLY